A stretch of Streptococcus sp. oral taxon 061 DNA encodes these proteins:
- the rplO gene encoding 50S ribosomal protein L15 — MKLHELKPAEGSRKSRNRVGRGTSSGNGKTSGRGQKGQKARSGGGVRLGFEGGQTPLFRRLPKRGFTNINAKEYAIVNLDQLNAFDDGAEVTPVVLVESGIVKSEKSGIKVLGNGELTKKLTVKAAKFSKSAEEAITAKGGSVEVI; from the coding sequence ATGAAACTTCATGAATTGAAACCTGCAGAAGGTTCTCGTAAGTCACGTAACCGTGTTGGACGTGGTACTTCATCAGGTAACGGTAAAACATCAGGCCGTGGTCAAAAAGGTCAAAAAGCTCGTAGCGGAGGCGGTGTACGTCTTGGTTTTGAAGGTGGACAAACTCCATTGTTCCGTCGTCTTCCAAAACGTGGATTTACTAACATCAACGCTAAAGAATATGCTATTGTAAACCTTGATCAATTGAACGCCTTTGATGACGGTGCTGAAGTAACTCCAGTGGTACTTGTAGAATCAGGAATTGTTAAATCTGAAAAATCAGGTATCAAAGTTCTTGGTAACGGTGAGTTGACTAAGAAATTGACTGTTAAAGCAGCTAAATTCTCTAAATCAGCTGAAGAAGCTATCACTGCTAAAGGTGGTTCTGTTGAAGTCATCTAA
- the rplR gene encoding 50S ribosomal protein L18, which translates to MISKPDKNKLRQKRHRRVRGKLSGTADRPRLNVFRSNTGIYAQVIDDVAGVTLASASTLDKEVSKGTKTEQAVAVGKLVAERASAKGISEVVFDRGGYLYHGRVKALADAARENGLKF; encoded by the coding sequence GTGATTTCTAAACCAGATAAAAACAAACTCCGCCAAAAACGCCACCGTCGTGTACGCGGAAAACTCTCTGGAACTGCTGATCGCCCACGTTTGAACGTATTCCGTTCTAATACAGGCATCTACGCTCAAGTGATTGATGACGTAGCGGGTGTAACGCTCGCAAGTGCTTCAACTCTTGACAAAGAAGTTTCAAAAGGAACTAAAACTGAACAAGCCGTTGCTGTCGGTAAACTCGTTGCAGAACGTGCAAGTGCTAAAGGTATTTCAGAAGTGGTGTTCGACCGCGGTGGATATCTATATCACGGACGTGTGAAAGCTTTGGCTGATGCAGCTCGTGAAAACGGATTGAAATTCTAA
- a CDS encoding type Z 30S ribosomal protein S14, producing the protein MAKKSMIAKNKRPAKFSTQAYTRCERCGRPHSVYRKFKLCRVCFRELAYKGQIPGVTKASW; encoded by the coding sequence ATGGCTAAAAAATCTATGATTGCTAAGAACAAACGCCCAGCGAAGTTCTCTACTCAAGCATACACTCGCTGTGAACGTTGTGGACGTCCACACTCAGTTTACCGCAAGTTTAAACTTTGCCGTGTTTGCTTCCGTGAATTGGCATACAAAGGTCAAATCCCTGGTGTAACAAAAGCATCTTGGTAA
- the rplE gene encoding 50S ribosomal protein L5, with amino-acid sequence MANRLKEKYLNEVVPALTEQFNYSSVMAVPKVDKIVLNMGVGEAVSNAKSLEKAAEELALISGQKPLITKAKKSIAGFRLREGVAIGAKVTLRGERMYEFLDKLVSVSLPRVRDFHGVPTKSFDGRGNYTLGVKEQLIFPEINFDDVDKTRGLDIVIVTTANTDEESRALLTGLGMPFAK; translated from the coding sequence ATGGCAAATCGTTTAAAAGAAAAATATCTTAATGAAGTAGTTCCTGCTTTGACAGAACAATTCAACTACTCATCAGTGATGGCTGTTCCTAAAGTGGATAAGATCGTTTTGAACATGGGTGTTGGTGAAGCTGTATCAAACGCTAAAAGCCTTGAAAAAGCTGCTGAAGAATTAGCACTTATCTCAGGTCAAAAACCACTTATCACTAAAGCTAAAAAATCTATCGCCGGCTTCCGTCTTCGTGAAGGTGTTGCGATCGGTGCAAAAGTTACCCTTCGTGGTGAACGTATGTACGAATTCTTGGATAAATTGGTTTCAGTATCACTTCCACGTGTACGTGACTTCCACGGTGTTCCAACAAAATCATTTGACGGACGCGGAAACTACACACTTGGTGTGAAAGAGCAATTAATCTTCCCAGAAATCAACTTTGATGACGTTGACAAAACTCGCGGTCTTGACATCGTTATCGTAACTACTGCTAACACAGACGAAGAGTCACGTGCATTGCTTACAGGCCTTGGAATGCCTTTTGCAAAATAA
- a CDS encoding adenylate kinase gives MNLLIMGLPGAGKGTQAAKIVEQFHVAHISTGDMFRAAMANQTEMGVLAKSYIDKGELVPDEVTNGIVKERLSQDDIKETGFLLDGYPRTIEQAHALDKTLAELGIELEGVINIEVDPSCLLERLSGRIIHRETGETFHKVFNPPVDYKEEDYYQREDDKPETVKRRLDVNIAQGEPIIAHYRAKGLVHDIEGNQDINDVFKDIEKVLTNLK, from the coding sequence ATGAATCTTTTGATTATGGGTTTACCTGGTGCAGGTAAAGGGACACAAGCAGCGAAAATTGTTGAACAGTTTCACGTTGCCCACATCTCAACAGGTGACATGTTCCGTGCAGCAATGGCTAACCAAACTGAAATGGGTGTATTAGCTAAGTCTTATATTGATAAAGGCGAATTGGTTCCAGATGAAGTTACAAATGGAATTGTTAAAGAACGTCTTTCTCAAGATGATATTAAAGAAACTGGCTTCTTGTTGGATGGGTACCCACGTACAATTGAGCAAGCTCATGCCTTAGACAAAACATTGGCTGAACTTGGAATTGAACTTGAAGGTGTTATTAACATCGAAGTAGATCCATCATGCCTACTTGAACGTTTGAGTGGTCGTATCATTCACCGTGAAACTGGCGAAACTTTCCATAAAGTATTCAACCCACCAGTTGATTACAAAGAGGAAGATTACTACCAACGTGAGGATGATAAACCTGAGACAGTTAAACGTCGTTTGGATGTCAATATTGCTCAAGGTGAACCAATCATTGCTCACTATCGAGCTAAAGGTCTAGTACATGATATCGAAGGCAACCAAGATATCAATGATGTCTTTAAAGATATCGAAAAGGTATTGACAAATTTGAAATAA
- the rpsH gene encoding 30S ribosomal protein S8 yields MVMTDPIADFLTRIRNANQAKHEVLEVPASNIKKGIAEILKREGFVKNVEIIEDDKQGIIRVFLKYGANGERVITNLKRVSKPGLRVYKKREDLPKVLNGLGIAILSTSEGLLTDKEARQKNVGGEVIAYVW; encoded by the coding sequence ATGGTTATGACTGACCCAATCGCAGACTTCCTAACTCGTATTCGTAACGCTAACCAAGCAAAACACGAAGTACTTGAAGTACCTGCATCAAACATCAAAAAAGGGATTGCTGAAATCCTTAAACGCGAAGGTTTTGTTAAGAACGTAGAAATCATCGAAGATGACAAACAAGGCATCATCCGTGTATTCCTTAAATACGGAGCAAACGGTGAACGAGTTATCACTAACTTGAAACGTGTTTCTAAACCAGGACTTCGTGTCTACAAAAAACGTGAAGATCTTCCAAAAGTACTTAACGGTCTTGGAATTGCTATCCTTTCAACTTCTGAAGGTTTGCTTACTGATAAAGAAGCTCGCCAAAAGAATGTTGGTGGAGAGGTTATCGCTTACGTTTGGTAA
- the rpmD gene encoding 50S ribosomal protein L30, which yields MAQIKITLTKSPIGRIPSQRKTVVALGLGKLNSSVIKEDNAAIRGMITAVSHLVTVEEVN from the coding sequence ATGGCTCAAATTAAAATTACTTTGACTAAGTCTCCAATCGGACGCATTCCATCACAACGTAAAACTGTTGTAGCACTTGGACTTGGCAAATTGAACAGCTCTGTTATTAAAGAAGATAACGCTGCAATCCGTGGTATGATTACTGCAGTATCTCACTTGGTAACAGTTGAAGAAGTAAACTAA
- the rplF gene encoding 50S ribosomal protein L6: MSRIGNKVIVLPAGVELTNNDNVVTVKGPKGELTREFSKDIEIRVEGTEVTLHRPNDSKEMKTIHGTTRALLNNMVIGVSEGFKKELEMRGVGYRAQLQGNKLVLAVGKSHPDEVEAPAGITFGLPNPTTIVISGISKEVVGQTAAYVRSLRSPEPYKGKGIRYVGEYVRLKEGKTGK; this comes from the coding sequence ATGTCACGTATTGGTAATAAAGTTATCGTGTTGCCTGCTGGTGTTGAACTCACTAACAATGACAACGTTGTAACTGTAAAAGGACCTAAAGGAGAACTTACTCGTGAGTTCTCAAAAGATATTGAAATCCGTGTGGAAGGTACTGAAGTAACTCTTCACCGTCCAAACGATTCAAAAGAAATGAAAACTATCCACGGAACTACTCGTGCACTTTTGAACAACATGGTTATTGGTGTTTCAGAAGGATTCAAGAAAGAACTTGAAATGCGTGGGGTTGGTTACCGTGCACAACTTCAAGGAAACAAACTTGTTTTGGCTGTTGGTAAATCACATCCAGACGAAGTTGAAGCTCCAGCAGGAATTACTTTTGGACTTCCAAACCCAACGACTATCGTTATCAGCGGAATTTCAAAAGAAGTAGTTGGTCAAACAGCTGCTTACGTACGTAGCCTTCGTTCACCAGAACCATACAAAGGTAAAGGTATCCGTTACGTTGGCGAATATGTTCGTCTTAAAGAAGGTAAAACTGGTAAATAA
- the rpsE gene encoding 30S ribosomal protein S5, with protein MAFKDNAVELEERVVAVNRVTKVVKGGRRLRFAALVVVGDRNGRVGFGTGKAQEVPEAIRKAVEDAKKNLIEVPMVGTTIPHEVLSEFGGAKVLLKPAVEGSGVAAGGAVRAVVELAGVADITSKSLGSNTPINIVRATVEGLKQLKRAEEVAALRGISVSDLA; from the coding sequence ATGGCATTTAAAGACAATGCAGTAGAACTTGAAGAACGCGTAGTTGCTGTTAACCGTGTTACAAAAGTTGTTAAAGGTGGACGTCGTCTTCGTTTCGCAGCTCTTGTAGTAGTTGGTGACCGCAACGGTCGTGTAGGATTTGGTACTGGTAAAGCTCAAGAAGTTCCAGAAGCAATCCGCAAAGCAGTAGAAGATGCTAAGAAAAACTTGATCGAAGTTCCTATGGTCGGAACAACAATTCCACATGAAGTTCTTTCAGAATTCGGTGGAGCTAAAGTATTGTTGAAACCTGCTGTAGAAGGTTCTGGAGTTGCCGCAGGTGGTGCAGTTCGTGCCGTTGTGGAATTGGCAGGTGTGGCAGATATTACATCTAAATCACTTGGTTCTAACACTCCAATCAACATTGTTCGCGCAACTGTTGAAGGTTTGAAACAATTGAAACGCGCTGAAGAAGTTGCTGCCCTTCGTGGTATTTCAGTTTCTGATTTGGCATAA
- the secY gene encoding preprotein translocase subunit SecY, with the protein MFFKLLREAFKVKQVRSKILFTIFIVFVFRIGTSITVPWVNANSLNALSGLSFLNMLSLVSGNAMKNFSVFALGVSPYITASIVVQLLQMDLLPKFVEWGKQGEVGRRKLNQATRYIALVLAFVQSVGITAGFNALSGAKLLTVPLTPQVFLVIGGILTAGSMIVTWLGEQITDKGYGNGVSMIIFAGIVASIPDMIKGIYVDYFVNVPSSRLTSSLIFVAILIIAVLLIVYFTTYVEQAKYKIPIQYTKVAQGAPSSSYLPLKINPAGVIPVIFASSITAAPAAILQFVSASGLNWEWVKTAQELVSTSTPTGVALYALLIILFTFFYTFVQINPEKAAENLQKSGAYIHGVRPGKGTEEYMSKLLRRLATVGSIFLGVISILPIVAKDLFGLSEVVAFGGTSLLIIISTGIEGIKQLEGYLLKRKYVGFLDTTE; encoded by the coding sequence ATGTTTTTTAAATTATTGAGAGAAGCATTCAAAGTTAAACAAGTTCGATCAAAAATTCTATTTACAATTTTTATCGTATTTGTATTCCGTATCGGTACAAGCATTACTGTACCATGGGTAAATGCAAATAGCTTGAACGCTTTGAGTGGACTATCCTTCTTGAATATGTTGAGCTTGGTGTCAGGGAATGCCATGAAAAACTTCTCAGTTTTTGCACTTGGTGTTAGTCCCTACATCACAGCCTCAATCGTCGTCCAACTCTTGCAAATGGATTTATTGCCAAAATTTGTAGAGTGGGGCAAACAAGGGGAAGTAGGTCGTAGAAAGTTAAATCAAGCGACTCGATACATTGCCCTTGTGCTTGCATTTGTTCAATCAGTCGGGATTACTGCTGGTTTTAACGCTCTGTCTGGAGCTAAACTTTTGACTGTACCACTTACACCACAAGTATTCCTTGTAATTGGTGGAATTTTAACCGCAGGAAGCATGATTGTAACCTGGTTGGGAGAGCAAATCACAGATAAGGGATACGGAAATGGTGTTTCAATGATTATCTTTGCAGGGATTGTTGCTTCAATTCCTGATATGATTAAGGGCATCTATGTAGATTACTTTGTCAATGTACCAAGCAGTCGTTTGACATCGTCTCTCATTTTCGTTGCTATCTTAATCATTGCTGTTTTGTTAATTGTTTACTTTACAACTTACGTTGAACAAGCTAAATACAAGATTCCAATTCAGTATACAAAGGTAGCTCAAGGTGCGCCGTCAAGCTCCTATCTTCCATTGAAGATTAACCCTGCTGGGGTTATCCCGGTTATCTTTGCTAGCTCTATTACAGCAGCACCGGCAGCAATTTTACAATTCGTAAGTGCGTCTGGTCTTAATTGGGAATGGGTAAAAACAGCTCAAGAGTTGGTATCTACTTCAACCCCAACAGGTGTTGCTTTGTATGCTCTGTTGATTATTCTCTTTACATTCTTCTATACATTTGTACAGATCAATCCAGAGAAAGCAGCAGAAAATTTACAAAAGAGTGGAGCTTATATCCATGGTGTCCGTCCTGGTAAAGGGACAGAAGAATATATGTCAAAACTTCTTCGTCGTCTCGCAACAGTCGGATCAATCTTCCTAGGTGTGATTTCTATCCTACCTATTGTAGCTAAAGATTTATTTGGTCTTTCAGAAGTTGTCGCTTTTGGGGGAACAAGTTTGCTAATCATTATCTCTACAGGTATCGAAGGAATTAAACAATTGGAAGGTTATCTATTGAAACGTAAGTATGTTGGTTTCTTAGATACAACAGAATAA